The sequence below is a genomic window from Glandiceps talaboti chromosome 14, keGlaTala1.1, whole genome shotgun sequence.
TAACTTGATCTTGTTCCTGTAATTGTGCCAATCTTTCTTGTCTTCTGTCTTCCTCTTCCATAAATTGTGTTCTGTCATTGCCATAGTTATCATAACCATCATGCTGTTACCAAGGTGatacaaataacataaattttaatagaatatatttcatatttcaaatattatacatttaaatCCTAATAACATCTGCAAGTAGtttaataatgtaatttataataaaatgaaGACAAAGTTTGTTAAAACGTTAAAAATGCAAACTTACTGATCCATATCCTTCTGGTGGTCGTCTTTCTTGTACTTGTGGAGCTGGACATGACCTTAGTTTATCTGCCACTTTCTGTGGAAAAATGACAGATTATTATTATCTTGTTATATCTTAAATAGTCTCCCTGCCATTGTCTATAGTTATAGACTTGACAAACTTCAAAATTTGCTAGTAAAtgtcgccctctagtggcaggcTTCAGAAATACAGAAATGGAACATTCAAGGTCACATTTTGTGGATAGACATTTTTCATTTAGAAGTTGCACtctaaacaaataaataatcctGTAAGTTACAATGCTAAATCTATgcaaaaaatagtgccaatggcattgcagcacaattAGTATACAGGTtagttatggttgctaggggctGTTGCGACTGATATTTTGAACATCTGCATAATAACACCTCCAGAGAAGTTCCCACCAAAGTCATTCCAATCTaccaagtagtttttgagattttttaaaaactgttggACGAaaattcatatatatcatatgaacataatttgcatatctctaATTAAACCATTATGTTCTGAATAACTCTTCATCTACGTATTCCCAGAACCAtcccaaccaaatttcagtcctCTCTGCCTAACAGTTTTGGTATTAATGATTTTTTACTAAAAGGTCACATTTTCAGACTTAATAAtaaaatttcagtccaatctgcccaatacaattaaatatttctactgGGTTATTTTTTCAGAGTTGTGTAACATTTCAGAATGGGATCCAATATTTCACTAAATACAAATGGGTTAAGGTTGAAAACTAACTATAAACACCAACATACCTTTTGCACTGTACTGTAACCTTTCACTGTACCTTCAAAGTCACTTTTTAACCTATCTACTTGAAGTTTTTGTTGCTGTAAGAAgataggtcataggtcataggtcataggtcatgaataaattaacaagtacatgtacaacaacaatCTCAACTAGTCACATGAttggctttaaaaaaaaattatacagtAATACATAGTCTTCTAGCAAATACTGCCTTTCCATATTTGGTCATGTGAGGGCACACTACATCAGCATCTTTAAGGTTTGTATGGAATTAATATCTGAGGTGGCAAAACTTAAATGGTACAGGCTTTATCTACTATAGTTCAAAGTAGACCCTAcaaaatattgtcatatttctatgGATTTACCTTTGTAGCTCCTCTTGATAGATTGGTTAGTTCTTTTAGAAGTCTTGCTGTCTTCCCTACAATACTGTTTGTGGTCTGTTGGGTGTTGTGACTagcaaacaaaataatatgaatGGCTGTTACTGCTACATTATAGCTTCCATTGATGTAACAAACTGATAAAACCATCACATGAACCACGTACCTACATCAAAGGCACCCACTGTTATCCATGTACCCACTGAACCATGTACCTACATCAAAGGCACCCACTGTTATCCATGTACCTATATCAAAGGCACCCACTGTTATCCATGTACCTACATCAAAGGCACCCACTGTTATCCATGTACCTACATCAAAGGCACCCACTGTTATCCATGTACCTACATCAAAGGCACCCACTGTTATCAggtgtattgtttttttttacctaattttgtcatTAGATGACATCACTCCTTGGCTCACCACATTCATTCATGTAAatgcactggtgttttttcacCGGTTGTATAATGATAATGGTAATAAATCCTAAATACTAAAAGCAATAACTTAAGCTAAGATAACTTCTAGCTTCAACCTGTTCTAGGGTAACTTACATTTTGTTTCTGAGTGCAGGACTATCTGTACTTGATCCGATTTGTCGTATTGTTTTCTCAAGTGCAGATGCTGTGAATAGAATCATCAAGTTGTTAGAGGTAAAGTAAAATGTAAAGTAAAATTTCAGTATTTTTGAGAGTTGATGAGACAACATTTCATCAATCCAACATGGGTATggaataatgtaataatacagTTGgtgtttatacaatgtagagcactttcccactctgtgctaaaagtactttacaattattacccctggctcggatctatatcggcacaacggccctttatacttcctcaactcccttgggagcatacaatccactgcAGCCTTTACAAGCGCATAGGactaaagcattcacattgcaaccactatcctaccaggtccccaaatatACAGCTGGGATGACTGAGGCACAATTATGGTTTAAATCttgtccaaggactttagccactcaaaaacaaatggcagcgatggggctcgagCTGCAACCTACAGATTtcaagctggccactctaaccatttgacccATCACAaccctacaacctgcaacctgcagattccaagccgtcCACTCTAATCATTTGACCCATCATGACCCATGatacatttaaaatacaaaacgtGGTGTGACAGGAATTGATAGGTGTGAATATGTAACCCTGGcttcataaatattaattattgcACAATTATGAAAGTAATTATAATCAACTTAccatttgtattaattttgaaaatattatttgaacACTGTTCTGTAAGTTCTCTCAACTCACTGTCACCTGTAAAGTATATAAACAATAGTGACTTAATATTCTATGATCTTTTACAgtaataattgtttggttcagtAAAGAGCCACGGCCAatatttcatcataatttttttaccCTGACAGAATTGGTCAAAAAGCTAACTAgtttgtaaggtacgccatgacagggcACCATCACACATAGGTCAACCCCCTCATGAGGAGGGTGGTGAGGGTGGaaagacatg
It includes:
- the LOC144445497 gene encoding syntaxin-7-like, which translates into the protein MNKGEFGSYGAIGETRGGGFDTGGGFGNPSGSSSSRYGQTGYQQLGDSELRELTEQCSNNIFKINTNASALEKTIRQIGSSTDSPALRNKIHNTQQTTNSIVGKTARLLKELTNLSRGATKQQKLQVDRLKSDFEGTVKGYSTVQKKVADKLRSCPAPQVQERRPPEGYGSHDGYDNYGNDRTQFMEEEDRRQERLAQLQEQDQVIDFDQGMMEEREDRIREIEADILDVNQIFKDLATLVYEQGELVDTIEANVEKAVDNVEQGNVQLVQASSYQKKARKKMCILLLILVIVGGVIAVIIVLSTKK